In the Flavobacterium acetivorans genome, one interval contains:
- a CDS encoding thioredoxin family protein: MSKFGELISAQVPVLIDFYTDWNESSVSMHPVIRDVAAALGDKAKVIKIDVDKNQELADALRIKGLPTLMIYKEGQMIWRQSGELDANTIIGLVQGQF; this comes from the coding sequence ATGTCAAAATTTGGAGAACTTATAAGCGCACAAGTGCCTGTGTTAATTGATTTTTACACAGACTGGAATGAATCATCGGTTTCTATGCATCCTGTTATAAGAGATGTTGCGGCTGCTCTTGGTGACAAAGCAAAGGTAATTAAGATTGATGTAGATAAAAATCAAGAGTTGGCTGATGCTCTAAGAATTAAAGGCCTTCCTACATTGATGATTTATAAAGAGGGGCAAATGATTTGGAGACAATCTGGTGAGCTTGATGCTAACACTATAATAGGACTTGTTCAAGGGCAATTCTAA
- a CDS encoding polysaccharide deacetylase family protein: protein MRFYWIKTNTIIKRIFSNYIWDIPNRNNKIYLTFDDGPTPEITEWVLEKLDQHNAKATFFCIGKNIEAQPIIFKKIIAKGHAIGNHTFNHLNGWKTTTEEYLKNITLCEQSILKHKLPSKVFRPPYGKINSIQAKKLRRKGYKIIMWDVLSADFDQSITNEKCLKNVVENIKPGSIIVFHDSQKASDNLKYALPKVLYFIDKKNFSYEIIS, encoded by the coding sequence ATGCGTTTTTATTGGATTAAAACAAATACAATCATTAAAAGAATATTCTCCAATTACATTTGGGATATCCCCAATAGGAACAATAAAATCTACCTAACTTTTGATGACGGCCCCACACCTGAAATTACAGAATGGGTTTTAGAAAAACTCGACCAGCATAATGCCAAAGCCACTTTTTTTTGCATCGGAAAAAACATCGAAGCTCAGCCTATTATTTTCAAAAAAATAATCGCTAAAGGACATGCAATAGGCAATCACACCTTCAACCATTTAAACGGATGGAAAACAACAACAGAAGAATATTTAAAAAACATCACTCTTTGCGAGCAATCCATTTTAAAGCATAAATTGCCCTCCAAAGTATTTCGTCCGCCTTACGGCAAAATCAACTCTATTCAGGCTAAAAAATTAAGAAGAAAAGGATACAAAATCATCATGTGGGATGTACTAAGCGCCGATTTCGACCAAAGCATCACCAATGAAAAATGTCTAAAAAACGTAGTCGAAAATATAAAACCAGGCAGTATAATTGTTTTTCACGACAGCCAAAAAGCATCTGATAATCTCAAATATGCCTTACCAAAAGTCTTGTATTTTATAGACAAAAAGAATTTCAGTTATGAAATTATAAGTTAA
- a CDS encoding glycosyltransferase family 117 protein has translation MAAFNFNKWNTIIGWFTFGIALLTYTLTVEPTMSFWDCGEYIATAAKLEVGHPPGAPLFQMIGAFFAMFAASDQHIALMVNMMSVFSSAFTILFMFWSSSMILKKLITASNASQPEEKPSKYDAIVILGSSFVGSLAYTYSDSFWYNAVEAEVYAMASLFIALLFWLGLRWEQDMDTPRGNKWLLLISLVIGLTFGVHFMALLTIPSIGLLYFFKNYKTVTVKNFIIANIVVISILLFIFKLLLPLTMAFFAETEVFTVNALGMPFNSGTIFVTILLIALFYFGLKYTQNKGLVTYNTLILCILFVLIGFSTWTMLPIRANANVNINENKPSDAREVLAYYNREQYGSNPLFYGPQYTETFAGLDKNKPYLDKAPNYERNYTTKKYEIVNNFKNAEQNSDDNQKTFLPRMWSSDHIVNYMNFTNPPQFTLNPNYPYEEDLAQYGIDASQLSEEDYNKAVSQLKHEIEKIVSEFRQAYAQKQIDNDGYVKFLKSYGDYLIIQKPTTADNLSFMFEYQFGYMYWRYLMWNFVGRQNDVQGRYDYLDGNWMSGIKFMDELHLGSQDNLPSDVLNNKGRNTYYFLPFLLGLIGLMYHASKDRKSFYVLLVLFLFMGIALKIYLNERPFEPRERDYALVGSFYVFAIWVGFGVYALYDSAKKYLAPKIAGPVIIAASLLAAPVLMASQNWDDHDRSGKYTATAMAKAYLNSCEPNAILFTIGDNDTFPLWYAQEIEKIRTDVRIVNTSLFMTDWYIDQMKAKTYESNPLPISFTHDQYVGDKLDYVAHIPKIENRWDIKDLLSFIKNPKSTVEMQNGQTIHFYPTNKIRIPVDKNNIIKNKVVAEKYYDSIVPYIDIDIKGKALYKNRLMMLDVIANNNWKRPIYFSPGAFDDEDYLWMKNYLQLDGMVYRLIPVKNTIPKDGSPLEMGQIDSEKMYNIVMKWDWGNSDSDKIYHDPETRRESITYRSNLSRLMNQLIAEGQNDKARKIIDLAMTKMPFEKYGYYSLLDPFASGYYKIGEKAKAQDLLKKLINKYKENLNYYGKLKASEQTGVAYDIITDIERYRGLLQVMKENNDLTFYNESRKTFNTYTDMFERFGREKE, from the coding sequence ATGGCAGCATTCAATTTCAATAAGTGGAACACGATCATAGGTTGGTTTACATTTGGAATCGCATTATTAACTTACACACTCACCGTAGAACCCACAATGAGCTTTTGGGACTGTGGAGAATACATTGCTACCGCAGCAAAACTTGAAGTAGGACATCCACCGGGAGCTCCTTTATTCCAAATGATTGGTGCCTTTTTTGCAATGTTTGCCGCTTCAGACCAACACATTGCTTTAATGGTTAACATGATGTCTGTATTTTCAAGTGCCTTTACCATATTATTTATGTTCTGGTCTTCTTCGATGATCTTGAAAAAACTCATCACAGCATCCAATGCATCACAACCAGAAGAAAAACCAAGTAAATACGACGCTATTGTTATTCTAGGAAGCTCCTTTGTAGGATCTCTTGCTTATACCTACTCAGACAGCTTTTGGTACAATGCGGTAGAAGCCGAGGTTTACGCTATGGCCTCTTTATTTATTGCCTTACTATTTTGGCTTGGATTACGTTGGGAACAAGACATGGACACTCCAAGAGGGAACAAATGGCTACTTCTTATATCTCTAGTTATAGGATTAACTTTCGGTGTTCACTTTATGGCACTCCTAACCATTCCTTCCATTGGTTTATTGTACTTTTTCAAAAACTACAAAACCGTTACAGTCAAAAATTTCATTATTGCCAATATCGTAGTAATTTCTATTCTACTTTTCATTTTCAAATTACTGCTACCGTTAACGATGGCCTTTTTTGCCGAAACAGAAGTATTTACTGTTAATGCGCTGGGAATGCCTTTTAACTCCGGAACCATTTTTGTTACTATTCTTCTTATCGCCTTATTCTATTTTGGACTAAAATACACTCAAAATAAAGGCTTAGTTACTTACAACACCTTAATATTATGCATTCTTTTTGTTTTAATTGGTTTTTCAACATGGACCATGCTACCAATTAGAGCCAATGCTAATGTAAATATTAACGAAAACAAACCTTCAGATGCTCGTGAAGTTTTAGCCTATTACAATAGAGAGCAATACGGCTCTAATCCATTATTCTACGGACCGCAATACACAGAAACCTTTGCAGGATTAGACAAAAACAAACCCTATTTAGACAAAGCCCCTAATTACGAAAGAAACTACACAACAAAAAAATACGAAATTGTAAATAATTTCAAAAATGCAGAGCAAAACAGCGATGATAATCAGAAGACTTTCTTACCTAGAATGTGGAGTTCTGATCACATTGTTAACTATATGAATTTCACCAATCCTCCGCAATTCACCCTAAATCCTAATTATCCTTATGAAGAAGATTTAGCACAATACGGAATTGACGCAAGCCAACTTAGCGAAGAGGATTACAACAAAGCAGTGAGCCAACTAAAGCACGAGATTGAAAAAATAGTTAGCGAATTCAGACAAGCTTACGCCCAAAAACAAATTGACAACGACGGCTATGTAAAATTTCTTAAAAGTTATGGTGATTATTTAATCATTCAAAAACCTACAACCGCAGACAACCTAAGCTTCATGTTTGAATACCAATTTGGATACATGTACTGGAGGTATTTGATGTGGAACTTTGTAGGAAGACAAAATGATGTACAAGGAAGATACGATTATCTTGACGGAAACTGGATGAGCGGCATCAAGTTCATGGACGAACTTCATTTAGGCTCACAAGACAACCTACCTTCGGACGTATTAAACAACAAAGGACGCAACACCTATTACTTCCTACCTTTCCTTTTAGGACTAATTGGCCTAATGTACCACGCTAGCAAAGATCGAAAAAGCTTCTACGTTTTACTAGTGCTGTTCCTTTTTATGGGGATTGCCTTAAAAATCTATCTAAACGAAAGACCTTTTGAGCCTAGAGAACGTGATTACGCCTTAGTAGGATCTTTCTATGTTTTTGCAATATGGGTAGGATTTGGAGTTTATGCCTTATATGATAGTGCCAAGAAATATCTAGCCCCAAAAATAGCAGGACCTGTTATTATTGCAGCAAGTTTATTAGCTGCACCTGTACTTATGGCTTCACAAAACTGGGATGACCATGATCGTTCAGGGAAATATACAGCTACAGCAATGGCAAAAGCTTACCTTAATTCTTGCGAACCTAACGCCATACTATTTACAATAGGCGACAATGACACCTTTCCGCTATGGTATGCCCAAGAAATTGAAAAAATCAGAACCGATGTAAGGATTGTCAATACCAGTCTTTTCATGACAGACTGGTATATAGACCAAATGAAAGCTAAAACTTATGAATCAAACCCTCTGCCAATATCCTTTACCCACGATCAATATGTAGGGGATAAACTAGATTATGTTGCACATATTCCAAAAATAGAAAACAGATGGGACATAAAAGATCTTTTGAGCTTTATCAAAAATCCTAAATCCACTGTTGAAATGCAAAATGGACAAACAATACATTTTTATCCAACGAATAAGATCAGGATTCCGGTTGACAAAAACAACATCATCAAAAACAAGGTGGTTGCTGAAAAATATTATGATTCCATCGTCCCTTACATTGATATAGACATCAAAGGAAAAGCATTGTACAAGAACAGACTAATGATGCTTGACGTAATTGCCAATAATAACTGGAAAAGACCTATTTATTTCAGCCCAGGAGCTTTTGATGATGAAGATTATCTTTGGATGAAAAATTATCTTCAATTGGACGGAATGGTTTACAGATTAATTCCGGTAAAAAACACTATTCCTAAAGACGGAAGCCCGCTAGAAATGGGACAAATTGACTCCGAAAAAATGTATAACATTGTCATGAAATGGGATTGGGGAAATAGTGATAGTGATAAAATATACCATGATCCGGAAACCCGTAGAGAGAGCATTACTTATAGAAGCAACCTATCTCGATTGATGAATCAGTTAATCGCTGAAGGCCAAAATGACAAAGCAAGAAAAATAATTGACTTAGCCATGACTAAAATGCCTTTTGAAAAATACGGCTACTATTCTTTACTGGATCCTTTTGCATCTGGCTATTACAAAATTGGCGAAAAAGCAAAAGCACAAGATCTTTTGAAAAAATTGATTAACAAATACAAGGAAAACCTTAATTACTACGGTAAATTAAAAGCATCTGAACAAACAGGAGTAGCCTATGACATCATAACTGATATTGAACGTTACAGAGGCCTGCTACAAGTAATGAAAGAAAATAACGACCTTACTTTTTACAATGAAAGCAGAAAAACATTCAACACTTATACAGATATGTTTGAGCGTTTTGGTCGTGAAAAAGAATAA
- a CDS encoding universal stress protein, producing MKRILVPTDFSSHAESALKIAAQIAKKSNSEIFLLHMIEVPSQMNDAITGATGIPETMLFIQKAKETLQKSKEKEYLKDIQITEQISFERAHEGILSFSTKNEIDLIVMGSHGISGIEEILIGSNTEKVVRLSDTPVLVIKKNTSELKVENFVFASDFSEEIKKPFKKMLEFAKLFDAKLHLTMICTPNSFKTTALSEQIISDFTTAFDLKNYATHIYNDTNIEKGIINFSNKINADLIGLCTHGRTGMAHFFTGSISEDLVNHAAKPVITFKI from the coding sequence ATGAAACGAATTCTTGTTCCAACTGACTTTTCTTCCCATGCCGAAAGCGCTTTGAAAATAGCCGCCCAAATTGCAAAAAAAAGTAATTCGGAGATATTCCTTCTCCACATGATTGAAGTCCCCAGTCAAATGAACGACGCCATCACTGGCGCCACCGGCATACCAGAAACAATGCTATTCATTCAAAAAGCAAAAGAAACACTCCAAAAGAGTAAGGAAAAAGAATACCTAAAAGACATTCAAATCACCGAACAAATAAGCTTTGAAAGAGCACACGAAGGAATACTATCCTTTAGCACAAAAAACGAAATTGATTTAATCGTTATGGGTTCACATGGAATTTCCGGAATTGAAGAAATTCTCATAGGATCCAATACCGAAAAAGTGGTACGCCTTTCGGACACACCAGTACTGGTAATTAAAAAAAACACAAGCGAATTAAAAGTCGAAAATTTTGTATTCGCCTCCGATTTTTCAGAAGAAATAAAAAAACCGTTTAAAAAAATGCTTGAATTCGCTAAACTGTTTGATGCAAAACTACATCTTACAATGATTTGCACACCCAACAGTTTCAAAACAACAGCGCTTTCTGAACAAATAATAAGTGATTTCACCACAGCTTTTGACCTTAAAAACTACGCCACTCATATCTACAACGACACCAATATAGAAAAAGGGATCATCAACTTCTCTAATAAAATAAATGCTGACTTAATCGGACTATGCACACACGGTAGAACAGGAATGGCACATTTTTTCACAGGAAGCATAAGCGAAGACTTAGTAAATCACGCCGCTAAACCTGTTATTACTTTCAAAATATAA
- the rimP gene encoding ribosome assembly cofactor RimP, with amino-acid sequence MVFKEKVNKLLSEALSERPSLFLIDLTITDAFKVIVTLDDDNGVVLQDCIDVSRAIESNLDREEQDFSLEVASVGVGSPLKIVRQYKKNIGRTLIVTTKTEKIEAELVDANEDFIILSWKAREPKKVGKGKETVQKEQQIPYTEIKEAIVTVTF; translated from the coding sequence ATGGTATTTAAAGAAAAAGTAAATAAATTGTTGTCGGAAGCGCTATCTGAAAGGCCGTCGCTTTTTTTGATTGACCTAACTATTACAGATGCTTTTAAGGTTATTGTGACTTTAGATGATGACAATGGTGTGGTTTTACAGGATTGTATTGATGTTAGTCGTGCAATAGAGAGTAATTTAGATCGAGAAGAGCAGGATTTTTCTCTAGAAGTGGCTTCAGTGGGAGTGGGATCGCCGTTGAAAATTGTTCGTCAGTATAAGAAAAATATTGGTAGAACGTTGATTGTGACTACAAAAACTGAAAAAATTGAAGCTGAATTGGTTGATGCTAACGAAGATTTCATAATTTTGTCTTGGAAGGCGAGAGAACCTAAAAAAGTAGGAAAAGGAAAAGAAACAGTACAAAAAGAGCAACAGATACCTTATACAGAGATTAAAGAGGCAATTGTTACAGTAACATTTTAA
- the nusA gene encoding transcription termination factor NusA: MENLALIDSFSEFKDDKLIDRVTLMAILEDVFRNALKKKYGSDDNFDIIINPDKGDMEIWRRRVIVADEDLDFENEEITLTEARKIEADFEIGEEVSEEVKLIDLGRRAILALRQNLISKIHEHDNTNLYKQFKDLIGEIYTAEVHHVRPRVVILVDDEGNEIVLPKEKQIPSDFFRKGDNVRGIIESVELKGNKPQIIMSRTSEKFLEKLFEQEIPEVFDGLIMVKKVVRIPGEKAKVAVDSYDDRIDPVGACVGMKGSRIHGIVRELGNENIDVINYTNNIQLFITRALSPAKVSSIKINEETKRAEVFLKLEEVSKAIGRGGHNIKLAGLLTGYELDVIREGDVAGATADEDDVELTEFSDEIEDWVIEEFAKIGLDTAKSILKQDVEDLVRRTDLEEETILDVMKILKEEFDS; this comes from the coding sequence ATGGAAAATTTAGCATTAATCGATTCATTCTCGGAGTTTAAAGATGATAAACTTATTGATCGTGTAACGCTTATGGCAATTTTAGAAGATGTATTTAGAAATGCATTGAAGAAAAAATACGGTTCGGATGATAACTTCGATATCATCATCAATCCTGATAAAGGGGATATGGAGATATGGAGAAGAAGGGTAATCGTTGCTGACGAAGATTTGGATTTTGAAAATGAAGAGATTACTTTAACTGAGGCTAGAAAAATTGAAGCGGATTTTGAAATTGGCGAAGAGGTTTCTGAAGAGGTGAAATTGATTGACTTAGGAAGAAGAGCTATTTTGGCTTTGCGTCAAAACTTGATTTCTAAAATTCATGAGCACGACAATACCAATCTTTATAAACAATTTAAAGATTTAATTGGAGAGATTTATACTGCCGAAGTACACCATGTACGTCCAAGAGTTGTAATTTTGGTGGATGATGAAGGGAACGAAATCGTATTGCCAAAAGAAAAGCAAATTCCATCTGACTTTTTCCGTAAAGGAGATAATGTCCGTGGAATTATTGAAAGCGTTGAATTGAAAGGAAATAAACCTCAAATTATTATGTCTAGAACTTCGGAGAAGTTTTTAGAGAAATTGTTTGAACAAGAAATTCCTGAAGTATTTGACGGTTTAATCATGGTGAAAAAAGTAGTAAGAATTCCAGGTGAAAAAGCAAAAGTAGCTGTAGATTCTTATGATGATCGTATTGATCCAGTGGGAGCTTGTGTGGGAATGAAAGGATCTCGTATTCATGGTATTGTACGTGAACTAGGAAATGAAAATATTGATGTTATTAACTATACTAATAATATACAGTTGTTTATTACAAGAGCATTAAGCCCTGCAAAAGTTTCTTCAATTAAAATTAATGAAGAAACAAAAAGAGCAGAAGTGTTTTTGAAATTGGAAGAGGTTTCTAAAGCAATCGGTAGAGGTGGTCATAATATTAAATTGGCTGGTTTATTAACAGGTTATGAGTTAGATGTCATCCGTGAGGGTGATGTAGCTGGTGCTACTGCTGATGAAGACGATGTTGAATTAACAGAGTTTTCAGATGAAATCGAAGACTGGGTTATTGAAGAATTTGCAAAAATTGGTTTGGATACGGCAAAAAGTATCTTGAAGCAAGATGTAGAAGACTTAGTAAGAAGAACAGACCTAGAAGAGGAAACGATTCTAGATGTAATGAAAATATTGAAAGAAGAATTTGATAGTTAG
- the infB gene encoding translation initiation factor IF-2: MSEERIIRINKVLRELNISLERAVDYLKDKGIAIEANPNTKISDDVYNVLCGQFAGDRGKKEASKEVGEEKRKEKEALRVEREKEIEDKRKLDEERLKQQQEVIKAKAVVTGPVQVGKIDLNLKKAVVTPAPKVVAENIEVPKTEIVAEKPAQKEQAAPEKPVSDVKEIKPVVEIKEPVKEVQKEVVAKEPKVVVPETKAVPKTDEAPVEEAIATQYQKLSGAKLTGQTIDLSQFNKPKKKKEEPKITPNKPGAPGAAGAANKNKRKRIAPKPGTTPRPPGVPGVPNPNKITPNTGGGGFNANRSSRPGFVKGNRPAIVAKVEPTEEEVKNQIRETLEKLQGKKGGKSKAAKYRRDKRDTHRQKSDEEQRAIEEGSKTIKVTEFVTVGEIAIMMDVPITKVIGTCMSLGIMVTQNQRLDAETLTIVADEFGYEVEFITVDIEEAIQVVEDKEEDLVFRAPIVTVMGHVDHGKTSLLDYIRKENVIAGESGGITQHIGAYGVTLDNGQKIAFLDTPGHEAFTAMRARGAQVTDIAIIVIAADDDIMPQTKEAISHAQAAGVPIIFAINKVDKPNANPEKIKEKLAGMNLLVEDWGGKYQSQDISAKIGTGVKELLEKVLLEAEVLDLKANPNKAAQGTVVEAFLDKGKGYVSTILVQHGTLKVGDYMLAGKHHGKVKAMHDERGNIVTQAGPSTPVSVLGLDGAATAGDKFNIFEDEKEAKQIAAKRSQLMREQSVRTQRHITLDEIGRRIALGQFKELNVILKGDVDGSVEALSDSFSKLSTEEIQINIIHKGVGAITETDVMLASASDAIIIGFNVRPAGNARQLADKEEIDIRYYSIIYAAIDDLKDAMEGMLAPEMKEEVLGTAEIREIFKISKVGSIAGCMVMDGKIARNAKIRIIRDGVVVHEGELLALKRFKDDVKEVAKGYDCGIQIKNFNDIEERDVIEAYHEVAIKKKLK, encoded by the coding sequence ATGTCTGAAGAGAGAATTATTAGAATAAACAAAGTTTTAAGGGAATTGAATATTTCTTTAGAAAGAGCTGTGGACTATCTGAAAGATAAGGGAATTGCTATTGAAGCAAATCCAAACACAAAAATTTCTGATGATGTATACAATGTCTTGTGCGGTCAGTTTGCAGGTGACAGAGGGAAAAAAGAGGCTTCAAAAGAAGTAGGCGAAGAGAAGAGAAAAGAAAAAGAAGCTTTGCGTGTTGAGAGAGAGAAAGAGATTGAGGATAAACGCAAGCTGGATGAAGAGCGACTAAAACAGCAACAAGAAGTTATAAAAGCAAAAGCGGTTGTAACGGGTCCTGTTCAAGTGGGGAAAATTGATCTTAATCTAAAAAAAGCAGTTGTTACACCAGCTCCGAAAGTAGTCGCTGAAAATATTGAAGTTCCAAAAACTGAGATTGTCGCTGAAAAACCGGCTCAAAAAGAACAAGCTGCTCCTGAAAAACCTGTTTCAGACGTAAAAGAGATAAAACCTGTTGTTGAGATAAAAGAGCCTGTAAAAGAGGTTCAGAAAGAGGTTGTTGCTAAAGAACCAAAAGTAGTTGTTCCGGAAACAAAAGCAGTTCCAAAAACGGATGAAGCTCCAGTTGAAGAAGCAATTGCTACTCAATATCAAAAATTATCAGGTGCTAAATTGACAGGGCAAACTATTGATTTGTCTCAGTTTAACAAGCCAAAAAAGAAGAAAGAAGAGCCTAAAATTACTCCAAACAAACCGGGTGCGCCTGGTGCTGCTGGAGCTGCAAATAAGAACAAGCGTAAAAGGATTGCTCCTAAACCGGGCACAACACCTAGACCTCCTGGGGTTCCTGGAGTACCAAATCCTAATAAGATTACGCCAAATACTGGTGGTGGCGGTTTTAATGCTAACAGAAGTTCTAGACCTGGTTTCGTAAAAGGAAACAGACCTGCAATTGTAGCTAAAGTAGAGCCTACAGAAGAAGAAGTTAAAAATCAAATTCGTGAGACTTTAGAGAAGCTTCAAGGTAAAAAAGGAGGAAAATCTAAAGCGGCAAAATACAGAAGAGATAAAAGAGATACACACCGTCAGAAATCGGATGAAGAGCAAAGAGCGATAGAAGAAGGAAGTAAAACTATTAAGGTTACTGAGTTCGTTACTGTTGGTGAAATTGCTATAATGATGGATGTACCAATTACAAAAGTAATTGGAACATGTATGTCTCTTGGAATTATGGTTACCCAAAATCAGCGTCTTGATGCGGAAACATTAACGATTGTAGCGGATGAATTTGGTTACGAAGTTGAGTTTATTACTGTTGATATTGAAGAAGCAATTCAGGTAGTTGAAGATAAAGAAGAAGACTTGGTTTTTAGAGCGCCTATTGTTACTGTAATGGGTCACGTGGATCACGGTAAAACATCTTTACTGGATTATATTCGTAAAGAAAATGTTATTGCAGGTGAGTCGGGTGGAATTACGCAACACATCGGTGCTTATGGAGTAACTTTGGATAATGGACAAAAAATAGCATTCCTTGATACACCAGGTCACGAGGCGTTTACCGCGATGCGTGCACGTGGTGCTCAAGTTACAGATATTGCAATTATTGTAATTGCTGCGGATGATGATATCATGCCGCAAACTAAAGAAGCAATCAGTCATGCGCAAGCTGCTGGAGTTCCTATTATATTTGCAATCAATAAAGTGGATAAGCCAAATGCTAATCCAGAAAAAATTAAAGAGAAATTAGCAGGTATGAATTTACTTGTTGAGGACTGGGGAGGAAAATACCAATCACAAGATATCTCTGCAAAAATAGGAACAGGTGTTAAGGAATTATTAGAAAAAGTGTTGTTAGAAGCTGAAGTGTTAGACTTAAAAGCGAATCCTAATAAAGCGGCTCAAGGTACTGTTGTTGAGGCCTTTTTGGATAAAGGAAAAGGATATGTTTCGACTATCTTGGTGCAACATGGTACGCTTAAAGTGGGTGATTATATGTTAGCTGGTAAGCATCATGGTAAGGTTAAAGCCATGCATGATGAAAGAGGAAATATTGTTACTCAGGCAGGGCCTTCGACTCCAGTTTCTGTTTTAGGTTTGGATGGAGCAGCAACTGCTGGAGATAAGTTCAATATTTTTGAAGACGAAAAAGAAGCAAAACAAATTGCTGCTAAACGTTCTCAATTAATGCGTGAGCAATCGGTACGTACGCAAAGACATATCACATTGGATGAAATTGGACGTAGAATTGCATTGGGTCAATTTAAAGAATTGAATGTAATTCTTAAAGGAGACGTTGATGGTTCTGTAGAAGCCTTATCTGATTCGTTCTCTAAATTGTCGACTGAAGAGATTCAAATTAATATTATTCATAAAGGGGTTGGGGCAATTACCGAGACAGATGTTATGTTGGCCTCTGCTTCTGATGCAATTATTATCGGATTTAATGTTCGTCCTGCTGGAAATGCAAGACAACTTGCCGATAAAGAAGAGATCGATATCCGTTACTACTCAATTATCTACGCAGCAATTGATGACTTGAAAGATGCGATGGAAGGAATGCTTGCTCCTGAGATGAAAGAGGAAGTTCTTGGAACTGCCGAAATCAGAGAGATATTTAAAATCTCTAAAGTGGGTTCAATTGCAGGATGTATGGTTATGGACGGTAAAATTGCCAGAAATGCTAAGATTAGAATTATCAGAGATGGTGTTGTAGTTCATGAAGGTGAGTTATTGGCTCTGAAACGTTTCAAAGACGATGTGAAAGAAGTTGCAAAAGGATACGATTGCGGTATTCAAATTAAAAACTTCAACGATATCGAAGAAAGAGATGTTATTGAAGCTTATCATGAAGTGGCTATCAAGAAAAAATTGAAATAA
- a CDS encoding SPOR domain-containing protein: MRILRLGKLFFYSFTLCISSSYIMAQDRNINIKQDAKFEQLLNEKRKINASNSVNESYKIQIFSGNSETAKKKLKECQQDFQNLDGTIVFNTPNYKVWIGNFKTKIEAERHLIDVKKKYLNAFLIKPQK; the protein is encoded by the coding sequence ATGAGAATTTTAAGACTTGGAAAACTATTTTTTTATTCATTTACACTTTGTATTTCATCGAGCTACATCATGGCTCAAGACCGAAATATTAACATAAAACAAGATGCTAAGTTTGAACAATTACTAAATGAAAAGCGAAAAATCAATGCTTCGAACTCTGTAAATGAATCTTATAAGATTCAAATATTTAGCGGGAACAGTGAAACAGCTAAAAAAAAGCTTAAAGAATGCCAACAAGACTTCCAAAATCTTGATGGAACTATCGTTTTCAACACACCAAACTATAAAGTTTGGATTGGAAATTTTAAAACTAAAATAGAAGCCGAACGTCACTTGATTGACGTAAAGAAAAAATATCTAAATGCGTTTTTAATCAAACCTCAAAAATAA